Part of the Lucilia cuprina isolate Lc7/37 chromosome 5, ASM2204524v1, whole genome shotgun sequence genome is shown below.
taacattttcCATTAAATGCAATATGACAACTCattatttcatttctatttaaaattttcaaacaaaaaaatattctaaatttttagtaaaatttaataaaatttaaaaattcttttaaaaaactttataactgATTTCCTCTATACTAATTCACAAAATAAAATGTCCAAAATTTTGTTATCTTTACCCTCTGCATGGTCAAAGTGTCTACCATTACTATATCAAAGACAGCGTCATTTTGCCTCGGAAATCAAGGGCAGTTGGAATGAGGCTCCTCTATGTAAAGAAGAACATAAAATATCAAAAGCCAAACCAAAATGTCATCCCAAGCAAGTCAGCTGTGCAGGAAGCTTAAGTGCTTGCGGTAGATCAGATTGGCCTAAATGTGGGGAACCCGATATAAAACCTCCCACACACTTAACCTGTTGCTGTGATCGTAATCTTAGCAAGCCGCCCTGTGAGCCGCCtgcaaaaaagaaacataaacataataaaCAAGAAGATAAACCATTTATATCCATGTGGGAAACATGTGGTGTAGAAGAACAATGTCCCGCTTTAATACCGCGTCTCGATGAAACCCATTACGAATCATCGGATAAAACAAAAAGAGTTTATACTCAAACCTGGAAATCTTGCGAACCGGTGGTAAGAAAACGCAAAGTTTGTTGCTTCAATGAAATGTGCATGTTACCTCCCTTGGTAAAGAGACCTAAATGTGAAAGCCCCCAAACCGCCAAAGAAAAGGATAGTGAACAGCTTAAATTGGactataatgttttaaaaaagtgtatggAAAAACCTCCCGAAAATCCCAATACCAGACGCATAAATAAATGTCACAAAATTAATATGCCCTGCTGTCGCAAAGTGGCTGCAATTATTAAGTGTCATCGTAATCGTATGCGATCCAAGTGTTTAAAAGAATGCTGCCCTCATCCCAGTTTTTCGGAATGTCAGCACCCCAAGCTAAAGAAAGGACCACCTGTGGAGTGTCGCTGTTTACATTTCGTGAATCAATGTGAAACGAATCGTTTTGCCATACGCaagaaacaatttaatattccAC
Proteins encoded:
- the LOC111688352 gene encoding uncharacterized protein LOC111688352: MSKILLSLPSAWSKCLPLLYQRQRHFASEIKGSWNEAPLCKEEHKISKAKPKCHPKQVSCAGSLSACGRSDWPKCGEPDIKPPTHLTCCCDRNLSKPPCEPPAKKKHKHNKQEDKPFISMWETCGVEEQCPALIPRLDETHYESSDKTKRVYTQTWKSCEPVVRKRKVCCFNEMCMLPPLVKRPKCESPQTAKEKDSEQLKLDYNVLKKCMEKPPENPNTRRINKCHKINMPCCRKVAAIIKCHRNRMRSKCLKECCPHPSFSECQHPKLKKGPPVECRCLHFVNQCETNRFAIRKKQFNIPPALPAWPPKERPK